In the genome of Litoribacterium kuwaitense, one region contains:
- a CDS encoding Holliday junction resolvase RecU, which yields MKRSYANRGMPLERLITTSNDMYRRQKIAVINKRPTPVKVLKVTKNKVMGHYESQSTVDYDGVYQGRSINFEAKSVQTPTRFDLKNIHDHQVKHLRHDAQSG from the coding sequence ATGAAGAGGAGCTACGCAAACAGAGGAATGCCTCTTGAACGACTGATCACAACGTCAAACGACATGTATCGACGTCAGAAGATCGCTGTTATTAATAAAAGACCTACGCCAGTCAAAGTGCTCAAAGTAACCAAAAACAAAGTCATGGGGCATTACGAGTCACAGTCTACAGTAGACTATGACGGCGTGTATCAAGGCAGGTCGATCAACTTCGAGGCTAAGTCGGTGCAGACGCCGACACGGTTCGACCTCAAGAATATTCACGATCACCAAGTGAAGCATTTGCGTCATGACGCGCAGAGTGGTTGA
- a CDS encoding LuxR C-terminal-related transcriptional regulator — protein sequence MNKQEIAQLLKDYHWMVNEIKRQRELLKDFPGATTGKYGIEATQPKAPYQTGDPVAREVERRYGKYKWVEKLEQRVTFVQERIHVIQAEREKAVLECMLDGMSMVAISRHMGLSERHVFRLRDSVVDKMSGMSGMSGLAG from the coding sequence ATGAATAAACAGGAGATTGCGCAATTACTCAAGGATTATCACTGGATGGTCAATGAGATTAAGAGGCAGAGAGAGCTATTAAAGGATTTCCCCGGCGCTACCACTGGCAAATACGGCATCGAGGCGACACAGCCAAAAGCTCCGTACCAAACTGGCGATCCGGTAGCTCGTGAAGTGGAACGGAGATACGGAAAATATAAGTGGGTCGAGAAGTTAGAGCAGCGTGTGACGTTTGTTCAAGAGAGAATCCATGTGATCCAGGCTGAAAGAGAAAAGGCAGTGCTTGAATGTATGCTGGATGGGATGAGCATGGTTGCTATATCACGTCATATGGGATTGTCAGAGCGTCATGTTTTTAGACTTCGTGACAGCGTAGTGGATAAAATGTCAGGAATGTCAGGAATGTCAGGGTTGGCAGGGTAA
- a CDS encoding DUF3954 domain-containing protein — MKKIPVDIESMKAEIDVSENAVYVVCDGDVECYVAPSTGYGRHEVGWKKGTVTTVDCRETRVRQ, encoded by the coding sequence GTGAAAAAAATCCCTGTCGATATTGAATCTATGAAAGCAGAGATTGATGTCAGCGAGAATGCCGTTTATGTCGTTTGTGACGGAGATGTAGAATGTTATGTCGCCCCTTCGACCGGCTACGGAAGGCATGAAGTTGGCTGGAAAAAAGGGACTGTCACAACCGTTGATTGTCGAGAAACACGAGTTAGACAATAA
- the fbpA gene encoding Fur-regulated basic protein FbpA, with product MAELLKTVKDQYIEQLLDCEYYEHEDGRQLWELSVSELKKLVDEVKG from the coding sequence TTGGCTGAACTATTAAAAACCGTCAAGGATCAATACATCGAGCAGTTACTAGATTGTGAGTATTACGAGCATGAGGACGGCAGGCAGTTGTGGGAGCTGTCTGTCTCGGAATTAAAAAAATTAGTGGATGAGGTGAAGGGATGA
- a CDS encoding deoxycytidylate deaminase: MIMDLALRASKHSDCQKLKVGAVLVNKRDERTFGSNKRASSICKAIEKCEVGGHCRQTLHAEMKCLITAAREGISTRDALLYVTHYPCPDCLKAIRAAGIRKIYYKHEYPHSFPNNFADGMTIIKVGDSDAVNATKTGA; this comes from the coding sequence ATGATCATGGACTTAGCACTCCGAGCATCCAAGCACAGCGACTGCCAGAAACTGAAGGTCGGCGCAGTGCTTGTTAATAAGAGAGATGAACGAACTTTTGGCTCAAATAAACGAGCGTCTAGTATCTGCAAAGCTATAGAAAAGTGTGAGGTTGGCGGTCATTGTAGGCAAACGCTTCACGCTGAAATGAAGTGCTTAATCACAGCTGCAAGGGAAGGCATATCAACACGAGACGCGTTATTATACGTAACGCACTACCCTTGTCCAGATTGTTTAAAAGCAATAAGGGCAGCAGGAATACGCAAAATCTATTACAAGCATGAATATCCGCATAGTTTTCCTAACAACTTTGCGGATGGGATGACAATTATTAAGGTGGGTGATTCGGATGCCGTCAACGCTACAAAGACAGGTGCATAA
- a CDS encoding YopX family protein, with protein MREIKFRYILRHKASGNIEVKHYYWGQIEKRPLEKLSPAFLADYELLSRDVFTGLKDRHSMEIYKSDVVDYKKIQYTDCSRSTVEKVKDTIRGEIYYAEGIWLGIRRLDGTGLIFSPGSPRREEIEVVGNIYENPELLEVT; from the coding sequence ATGAGGGAGATTAAATTTCGTTACATCCTAAGGCACAAAGCTTCCGGAAACATCGAGGTTAAACACTACTATTGGGGTCAGATCGAAAAAAGACCGCTAGAAAAACTGTCGCCTGCTTTTCTCGCGGACTATGAATTGTTATCAAGAGACGTGTTTACGGGGTTGAAAGACCGACACAGCATGGAGATTTACAAGAGTGACGTTGTCGATTACAAAAAGATTCAATATACGGATTGTAGTCGCTCAACAGTTGAAAAAGTAAAAGATACTATCCGTGGTGAGATTTACTACGCAGAAGGAATTTGGCTGGGGATTCGTCGTCTGGATGGTACTGGACTGATATTTTCACCAGGGTCGCCACGTCGAGAAGAAATAGAGGTTGTCGGAAACATTTACGAAAATCCTGAGTTGTTGGAGGTGACTTAA
- a CDS encoding helix-turn-helix domain-containing protein gives MSGRGRKSKYQTHVAPHLKDIEHWCRDGMIEEEIAKRLGVAVSTFNVYKNDYPELQEALKTGKQEADYAVEDALFKRALGYEYEEETYVAVEMNREEYDLKVDIELEKWNEKNPNATQAERDSFIMSIPKTKQVLEKKVKKQISPDVTAQIFWLKNRKPADWRDKQDIEHSGGVTNQVDLSGLSVEELKKLANSDDNN, from the coding sequence ATGTCTGGGCGAGGGCGAAAAAGTAAATATCAAACCCATGTTGCACCGCACCTAAAGGACATAGAGCATTGGTGTAGAGATGGGATGATTGAAGAGGAGATTGCCAAACGTCTAGGCGTGGCGGTCTCCACTTTTAATGTGTACAAGAATGATTATCCAGAATTACAGGAAGCCTTAAAAACAGGCAAACAGGAAGCTGATTACGCTGTTGAAGATGCTTTATTTAAAAGGGCATTAGGCTATGAATACGAAGAAGAAACCTATGTTGCTGTAGAAATGAACCGCGAAGAGTACGATCTAAAAGTGGATATTGAGCTAGAGAAATGGAATGAAAAGAATCCCAACGCGACACAAGCGGAAAGGGATTCTTTTATTATGTCCATTCCTAAGACCAAACAAGTGTTGGAGAAGAAAGTCAAAAAGCAAATATCCCCTGATGTAACAGCACAAATATTCTGGCTTAAAAACCGAAAGCCTGCTGATTGGCGTGACAAGCAGGACATCGAGCATTCCGGCGGCGTTACTAACCAAGTGGATTTATCTGGACTGAGTGTTGAGGAGTTGAAAAAGCTTGCGAACTCCGACGATAACAACTGA
- a CDS encoding dUTP diphosphatase, protein MNLRKLFNMQKQLDDHIVEEKGLQGRYLLDKKVLALQVELGELANEWRGFKFWSEDQEPRYETVEIYIHGYDGPGTNTRASIQEYQAQPILEEYVDCLHFILSIGLELGADEHLEDNKSWSYMAEKNVNQLFRNLFTVNWDTLDDEQWFEYYEGFNYFMSLGKELGFTLDQIEQAYFDKNKVNHERQAGGY, encoded by the coding sequence ATGAACTTACGGAAACTGTTTAATATGCAAAAGCAATTGGATGATCACATAGTCGAGGAAAAAGGATTACAAGGGCGGTATTTGCTAGATAAAAAGGTTTTAGCGTTGCAGGTTGAGCTTGGGGAGCTTGCTAATGAGTGGCGAGGTTTCAAATTTTGGAGTGAGGATCAGGAGCCGAGATACGAAACCGTTGAAATATACATTCATGGATATGACGGACCTGGTACAAATACTAGAGCGAGCATCCAAGAATATCAAGCGCAACCGATTCTAGAAGAATACGTTGATTGCCTGCATTTTATATTGAGTATCGGGTTGGAATTAGGGGCAGACGAACATTTGGAAGATAACAAAAGTTGGTCTTACATGGCGGAAAAGAATGTAAATCAGCTATTCAGAAATCTTTTTACAGTCAACTGGGACACGTTAGATGACGAGCAATGGTTTGAGTATTATGAGGGATTTAATTACTTTATGTCATTGGGTAAAGAATTAGGATTTACCCTTGACCAGATCGAACAAGCCTACTTCGACAAGAACAAAGTCAATCACGAACGTCAGGCAGGTGGGTATTGA
- a CDS encoding DnaD domain-containing protein, giving the protein MNYIKELNAFRDWLLLNELPTSAIALWHSLMLINNMAGWKSRFNASNSLVEQLTSLSKQGIVDARKKLIEKNLIKYEKGKKGQAPVYEMVSLVNSLDLSSDQSTYQSTYQSHTDSLNIPKHKQNKTKYDDEDARENPFSFFEQNFGVLNPFISESINSWCDDLSDEHVIAALKVTLKNGKSHFNYAEAILRDWHSKSLLTIDDVRAYERQKQQKKNQGRRNNVTPFKRASGSQYDNYDLGF; this is encoded by the coding sequence ATGAACTACATTAAAGAGTTGAACGCATTTAGAGACTGGCTTTTGTTAAACGAACTCCCCACCAGCGCAATTGCTTTGTGGCACTCACTAATGCTCATAAACAATATGGCTGGATGGAAAAGTAGATTTAACGCAAGTAACTCTCTAGTGGAACAACTCACAAGTCTCTCCAAACAAGGCATAGTTGATGCCCGTAAAAAGCTTATCGAAAAGAATTTGATTAAGTATGAGAAAGGAAAAAAAGGTCAGGCTCCAGTTTATGAAATGGTCTCATTGGTCAACTCACTTGACCTATCTTCTGACCAATCAACTTACCAATCGACTTACCAATCTCATACCGATAGCTTGAACATACCTAAACATAAACAAAACAAAACTAAATATGATGATGAAGACGCGCGCGAGAATCCATTTAGTTTCTTCGAGCAGAATTTTGGTGTGCTGAATCCATTCATCTCTGAATCTATAAATTCTTGGTGTGATGACCTTTCTGACGAACACGTCATAGCTGCTCTTAAAGTCACACTTAAAAACGGCAAGTCACATTTTAACTACGCTGAAGCTATTCTGCGTGACTGGCATTCTAAGTCTCTCTTAACTATCGACGATGTGAGAGCTTACGAGCGCCAAAAGCAACAGAAGAAGAACCAAGGAAGACGGAACAACGTAACACCTTTTAAACGCGCTAGTGGTTCTCAATACGACAATTACGATCTCGGCTTTTAG
- a CDS encoding ImmA/IrrE family metallo-endopeptidase, which translates to MNLPERIKIAGVHYDVEPFEDEENYGTCLYTKLLIRVDPRLKQRKQEQVLVHEMLHAIYLEAGYKEHDEEVIDRVSKVLYQVLCDNDFKFGGRVKHGG; encoded by the coding sequence GTGAATCTACCCGAACGCATAAAAATTGCAGGAGTTCATTACGATGTTGAGCCATTTGAAGACGAAGAGAACTATGGTACGTGTTTATACACCAAGCTATTAATCAGAGTTGACCCACGCCTAAAACAACGAAAGCAAGAGCAAGTACTTGTGCATGAGATGCTTCATGCAATCTATCTCGAAGCCGGGTACAAAGAGCATGACGAAGAGGTAATTGATAGAGTGTCCAAAGTGCTCTATCAAGTGCTTTGTGATAACGATTTTAAGTTTGGCGGGAGGGTGAAACATGGAGGATAG
- a CDS encoding pentapeptide repeat-containing protein → MDKIREILDKHQLWLETSFKEGERANLRGADLRGADLRGAELSYANLRGADLRGANTQRVRGVEIFSVGNIGTFGGEVKYIPSLDKVFAGCWDGNLEGFLNKGLARNKDDEKQKRNIKIAYAFFKNNTV, encoded by the coding sequence ATGGATAAAATCAGAGAGATTTTAGATAAACACCAGTTGTGGCTAGAGACATCTTTTAAAGAAGGCGAGCGTGCAAACCTACGCGGTGCAGACCTACGCGGTGCAGACCTACGCGGTGCGGAACTAAGCTATGCAAACCTACGCGGTGCAGACCTACGCGGTGCAAACACACAAAGGGTGCGTGGAGTAGAGATTTTCTCTGTCGGCAACATCGGTACCTTCGGAGGCGAAGTAAAGTACATCCCGTCACTAGATAAAGTGTTTGCTGGTTGTTGGGATGGTAACTTAGAAGGATTCCTAAATAAAGGGCTGGCTAGGAACAAGGATGATGAAAAGCAAAAGCGTAACATCAAGATTGCATATGCCTTCTTCAAAAATAACACTGTTTAG
- a CDS encoding Rha family transcriptional regulator codes for MNELTIVNQNGQLLADSRDVASLIDKRHDHLIRDIEGYSAVLDQTPDLGADQYFIASTYQVGTGKNYKRYLLTRKGCEFVANKMTGDKGIRFTAEYVSKFQEMEQIISNNAPISEKEQLLATMRLSMMHDEELKGIRSNITALETKVDNMVTLTAGQQRLLQKEVSKRVATLLESLDERHLQLVALSPERDKAKRKLYSQLHRAIKDSFAVPSYRDIRTQDYQEAVNFIKAWRPRLVA; via the coding sequence ATGAACGAATTAACGATTGTAAATCAAAATGGTCAGCTACTTGCTGATAGCCGTGACGTGGCTTCTTTGATCGACAAGAGGCATGACCATTTGATAAGAGACATTGAAGGCTATTCAGCCGTTTTAGATCAAACCCCAGATTTGGGGGCTGACCAATACTTCATTGCAAGTACGTATCAAGTAGGGACTGGGAAGAACTACAAGCGATACTTGCTCACCAGAAAAGGGTGTGAATTCGTAGCGAATAAAATGACTGGTGATAAAGGTATACGGTTCACAGCAGAATATGTTTCAAAATTTCAGGAGATGGAGCAAATTATATCAAATAATGCCCCTATATCAGAAAAAGAACAACTTTTAGCTACTATGCGCCTTTCCATGATGCATGACGAAGAGCTAAAAGGAATCCGTAGCAATATCACGGCATTAGAGACGAAGGTGGATAATATGGTCACGCTGACCGCAGGTCAACAACGCCTTCTACAAAAAGAGGTATCAAAACGAGTCGCAACCTTACTAGAATCATTGGATGAAAGACATTTGCAGTTAGTAGCTTTATCACCTGAAAGAGATAAGGCGAAAAGGAAGTTATATTCACAGCTTCATAGAGCAATCAAAGATAGCTTTGCAGTTCCGTCATACCGGGACATACGCACTCAAGATTATCAAGAAGCAGTGAATTTTATTAAGGCTTGGCGTCCGAGATTGGTGGCATGA